The Eubacteriaceae bacterium Marseille-Q4139 genome has a window encoding:
- the lnu(C) gene encoding lincosamide nucleotidyltransferase Lnu(C), producing MVNITDVKQILQFAIDAEIKVFLDGGWGVDALLGYQSRAHNDIDIFVEKNDYQNFIEIMKANGFYEIKMEYTTLNHTVWEDLKNRIIDLHCFEYTDEGEILYDGDCFPVETFSGKGRIEEIEVSCIEPYSQVMFHLGYEFDENDAHDVKLLCETLHIEIPNEYR from the coding sequence ATGGTCAATATAACAGATGTAAAACAGATTCTTCAATTTGCAATAGATGCGGAGATTAAAGTCTTTCTTGATGGTGGCTGGGGTGTAGATGCTCTTCTTGGATATCAGTCAAGAGCCCATAATGATATTGACATTTTTGTAGAAAAGAACGATTATCAGAACTTTATAGAAATAATGAAAGCTAATGGCTTTTATGAGATTAAGATGGAATATACAACATTGAACCATACTGTATGGGAAGATTTGAAAAACAGAATTATTGATTTGCATTGTTTTGAATATACGGACGAAGGTGAAATTCTTTATGATGGGGATTGTTTTCCGGTAGAAACTTTTTCGGGTAAAGGAAGAATTGAGGAAATAGAGGTTTCCTGTATTGAACCATATAGTCAAGTAATGTTCCATCTGGGATACGAGTTTGATGAAAATGATGCACATGATGTGAAGTTATTGTGTGAGACACTTCATATCGAAATTCCAAATGAGTATAGATAA